Proteins encoded together in one Defluviitalea raffinosedens window:
- the dxs gene encoding 1-deoxy-D-xylulose-5-phosphate synthase, with translation MKQFIDIIDSPEKLKKLSIDQLNIVAREIRNFLINTLSQTGGHLASNLGVVELTLALHYCFNSPQDKIIWDVGHQSYVHKILTGRKNSFATLKQKGGLSGFPKRKESVHDIFETGHSSTSISAALGMAAGRDLNKENYSVIAVIGDGSLTGGMAFEALNNAGRSNTNLIVILNDNQMSISPNVGGLSKYLNNIRTEPVYLEVKEDIDQILKKIPGIGKSVAKTVKRTKESIRYLLVPGTLFEELGFTYVGPIDGHDMKSLVSVLKKIKKMKGPIFLHVKTIKGKGYSHAEKLPCEYHGVGPFDVKSGKALGISKEETYTDVFGKAIVRLANENKKIVAITAAMPDGTGLKGFQEKYPERFFDVGIAEQHAVTFAAGLASSGFHPVFAVYSSFLQRSYDQIIHDVCIQNLPVVFAIDRAGIVGPDGETHQGIFDLSFLSHMPNMTIMAPCDKMELEEMLKFAFTVKGPVAIRYPKGKALNVLTSDRIPIQYQKSELIFDGKDGVILAVGKMMEFAKTIVENLKAEGIELSLINPRFIKPIDEEMILNLCAKHKFVFTMEDNVITGGFGSNVLQILAQHNIKDVFVKIFAFPDQFIEHGSCSELYKAYHLDADSMQKTIKNILVEG, from the coding sequence TTGAAGCAATTCATCGATATAATTGATTCACCCGAAAAACTAAAAAAATTAAGCATAGATCAACTTAATATTGTTGCAAGAGAAATAAGAAATTTCTTAATTAATACACTTTCCCAAACAGGTGGGCATCTGGCTTCTAATCTTGGAGTGGTAGAATTAACCTTAGCACTTCATTATTGCTTTAATTCTCCCCAGGATAAGATCATCTGGGATGTAGGACATCAAAGTTATGTTCATAAAATTCTCACAGGCAGAAAAAATAGCTTTGCGACATTAAAGCAAAAAGGAGGTCTTAGCGGTTTCCCCAAAAGGAAAGAAAGCGTCCACGATATATTTGAAACGGGACACAGTTCTACATCTATATCGGCAGCCTTAGGCATGGCTGCAGGAAGAGATCTGAATAAAGAAAATTATTCGGTTATTGCCGTGATTGGAGATGGTTCCTTAACAGGGGGAATGGCATTTGAGGCTTTGAATAATGCTGGGAGATCCAACACCAATTTGATCGTCATATTAAATGATAATCAAATGTCTATCTCTCCCAATGTAGGGGGCCTTTCTAAGTATTTAAATAATATTCGAACAGAACCCGTATATCTTGAAGTAAAAGAAGATATTGATCAGATTTTAAAGAAAATACCCGGTATAGGAAAAAGTGTTGCAAAAACAGTAAAAAGAACAAAAGAAAGCATACGATACTTATTAGTGCCGGGAACCTTGTTTGAAGAGCTCGGTTTTACTTATGTTGGTCCAATTGATGGACATGATATGAAATCTCTTGTCAGTGTACTAAAAAAGATAAAAAAGATGAAAGGGCCTATTTTTCTTCATGTAAAAACGATTAAAGGAAAGGGTTATTCTCATGCTGAAAAGCTTCCCTGTGAATATCATGGGGTTGGACCTTTTGATGTAAAATCTGGGAAAGCTTTGGGTATATCAAAGGAAGAAACATATACAGATGTATTTGGAAAAGCAATAGTTCGTTTAGCCAATGAAAACAAAAAAATTGTTGCGATCACAGCGGCTATGCCTGACGGTACCGGGCTTAAAGGGTTTCAGGAAAAATATCCCGAAAGATTTTTTGATGTTGGGATTGCAGAGCAGCACGCTGTAACCTTTGCAGCAGGCTTGGCTTCCAGCGGATTTCATCCTGTTTTTGCAGTTTATTCTTCATTTCTTCAAAGATCCTATGATCAGATTATTCATGATGTATGCATTCAAAATCTTCCTGTTGTATTTGCAATTGATAGAGCAGGTATTGTGGGCCCGGATGGAGAAACGCATCAGGGGATTTTTGATTTGTCCTTTTTATCGCATATGCCTAATATGACGATTATGGCACCCTGCGATAAAATGGAACTGGAAGAAATGCTGAAATTCGCTTTTACAGTAAAAGGGCCAGTAGCCATTCGCTATCCCAAAGGTAAAGCCCTAAATGTATTGACTTCAGATAGAATACCTATTCAATATCAAAAAAGTGAGCTTATTTTTGATGGAAAAGACGGAGTTATCCTTGCGGTTGGGAAAATGATGGAATTTGCAAAAACCATTGTAGAAAATTTAAAAGCAGAAGGAATAGAACTTTCTTTAATTAATCCCAGATTCATTAAGCCTATAGATGAAGAAATGATTCTTAATCTTTGCGCTAAACATAAGTTTGTTTTCACTATGGAAGACAATGTTATTACAGGTGGATTTGGCTCCAATGTTTTGCAGATTCTCGCCCAACATAACATTAAAGATGTTTTCGTTAAAATTTTTGCTTTTCCAGATCAATTTATAGAACATGGTAGCTGCAGTGAATTATATAAAGCATATCACTTAGATGCAGACAGTATGCAGAAGACAATAAAGAACATATTAGTTGAAGGATGA
- a CDS encoding divergent PAP2 family protein → MYAVESIFRNEVLRTSILAWFVAQLSKMILVLIQSKRMDFSRLIGSGGMPSSHSAFVMAMCVGVGEQMGYDSAFFGACLVIGLIVMYDAAGVRRAAGKQAAVLNKIIEEIEHDELHFEERLKELLGHTPIEVLVGAILGIVIALIRM, encoded by the coding sequence TTGTATGCAGTTGAATCTATATTCAGAAACGAAGTTTTAAGAACATCTATTTTAGCATGGTTTGTTGCCCAATTATCTAAAATGATTCTGGTACTTATCCAAAGTAAAAGAATGGATTTTTCAAGATTGATTGGCTCAGGAGGGATGCCTAGTTCTCATTCTGCTTTTGTAATGGCCATGTGTGTGGGAGTGGGAGAGCAAATGGGTTATGATTCTGCTTTCTTTGGGGCATGTCTTGTTATTGGACTTATTGTTATGTACGATGCAGCAGGGGTGAGAAGAGCTGCTGGGAAACAGGCAGCTGTTTTAAATAAAATCATCGAAGAAATTGAGCATGACGAATTACATTTTGAAGAAAGGCTCAAGGAACTTTTAGGTCACACCCCTATCGAAGTCCTTGTGGGAGCGATCCTAGGTATAGTAATTGCATTGATTCGTATGTAG
- a CDS encoding polyprenyl synthetase family protein, whose protein sequence is MNFKKELDNKVEITNKYLEEFLPQPQGYAKVIYDAMRYSSFAGGKRLRPVLMMSAFEAVGGVGEIIYPFACALEMIHTYSLIHDDLPAMDNDDYRRGKLTNHKVYGEGLAILAGDALLNLAFEIMIKAAKKHKSWEAIDAIDIIASSAGVKGMIGGQVVDLISENKNIDEDILHYIHENKTTAIIQAALKAGAILGQGSNEEIKALERFGYCLGMAFQVQDDILDVISTQEELGKPIKSDERNGKATFVSLKGLESSKEYVKLLSQDAAHQLEIFKEKGQFLFWLSEYLMSRTY, encoded by the coding sequence ATGAATTTTAAAAAGGAACTGGATAACAAAGTAGAAATTACTAATAAATATTTAGAAGAATTCCTTCCACAACCTCAAGGATATGCAAAAGTGATTTATGATGCCATGAGATATAGTTCTTTTGCAGGAGGGAAAAGACTTAGGCCAGTATTAATGATGTCGGCTTTTGAGGCTGTTGGAGGCGTTGGAGAGATTATTTATCCATTTGCCTGCGCTTTAGAAATGATCCATACATATTCTTTAATCCATGATGATCTTCCAGCAATGGATAACGATGATTATAGAAGAGGAAAATTAACAAATCATAAAGTGTATGGTGAAGGATTGGCCATACTGGCTGGAGATGCACTCCTGAATCTAGCTTTTGAGATCATGATTAAAGCGGCGAAAAAACATAAATCCTGGGAAGCTATTGATGCAATAGATATTATTGCATCTTCCGCAGGAGTAAAAGGAATGATTGGTGGACAAGTTGTTGATTTAATTTCTGAAAATAAAAATATAGATGAAGATATCCTTCATTATATCCATGAGAATAAAACTACTGCAATTATTCAAGCTGCTTTAAAAGCAGGGGCAATTTTAGGGCAAGGATCAAATGAAGAAATTAAAGCCTTGGAGAGATTTGGATATTGCTTAGGAATGGCATTTCAAGTTCAAGACGATATACTGGATGTCATCAGTACCCAGGAGGAATTAGGAAAGCCTATTAAAAGCGATGAAAGAAATGGAAAGGCAACCTTTGTATCTTTAAAAGGATTAGAGTCCTCAAAAGAATATGTGAAACTGCTTTCCCAAGATGCTGCACATCAATTAGAAATTTTTAAAGAGAAAGGGCAGTTTTTATTCTGGTTGTCAGAATATTTAATGTCTCGCACTTATTGA
- a CDS encoding exodeoxyribonuclease VII small subunit codes for MPRKKRLTFEESLERLEELVDILENGDISLEESLNYYKEGIELASLCSKELEEAEKQVMMLQKNAEGKFIEKPYQIEENNNEF; via the coding sequence ATGCCTAGGAAAAAACGCTTAACTTTTGAAGAGAGCTTAGAACGACTGGAAGAATTGGTCGATATACTGGAAAATGGAGATATTTCTTTGGAAGAATCTTTAAATTATTATAAAGAAGGAATAGAGTTAGCTTCTCTTTGTTCAAAAGAACTGGAAGAAGCTGAAAAACAGGTTATGATGCTGCAAAAAAATGCTGAAGGAAAGTTTATAGAAAAGCCTTATCAAATAGAGGAGAATAACAATGAATTTTAA
- the xseA gene encoding exodeoxyribonuclease VII large subunit — protein MRNNKVFTVSDINKYIKALIDMDYILNNIWVQGEISNFKRHTSGHMYFTLKDQNSAISCIMFRSSVYSLNFEPKNGIHVMVQGAVSVYERSGQYQIYVNKMEREGIGALYEAFEKLKKDLEAEGLFEKEHKRPIPPFPRCIGIVTSPTGAAIKDIIQISKRRNPNIDLVIYPVLVQGEEAPKSIAEAIKAMNEWGQADVLIVGRGGGSIEDLWAFNEEVVARAIYESKIPIISAVGHETDFTIADFVADLRAPTPSAAAELAVPSRIEYISKVSNIVRSLNQLIDRRISLYSNRLLGMQNRVIFKKPMELIYRRQQDLDDLEQALHKNINNKLRTYKTHLIHTINTLETLSPLNTLTRGYSIIMDHHGQTISSVKDVKINEDVNIRVKDGFIQACVKGTRKEVEKDNA, from the coding sequence ATGAGGAATAATAAAGTCTTTACCGTATCTGATATCAATAAATATATTAAAGCCCTTATAGACATGGATTATATTCTGAATAATATTTGGGTGCAAGGAGAAATATCCAATTTTAAGAGACATACTTCTGGACATATGTATTTCACTTTAAAAGATCAAAACAGTGCTATTTCTTGTATTATGTTTAGAAGCAGTGTTTACTCCCTAAATTTTGAACCTAAAAACGGTATACATGTAATGGTTCAAGGGGCAGTTTCTGTATATGAGAGAAGCGGACAATATCAAATTTATGTCAATAAAATGGAAAGAGAAGGTATAGGTGCTCTTTATGAAGCCTTTGAAAAGCTAAAGAAAGATTTGGAAGCTGAAGGTTTGTTTGAAAAAGAGCATAAAAGACCAATTCCTCCTTTCCCAAGATGTATAGGAATAGTTACATCTCCGACAGGTGCAGCTATAAAAGATATTATCCAAATTTCAAAAAGAAGAAATCCTAATATAGATTTAGTCATTTATCCTGTTTTGGTTCAGGGAGAAGAAGCACCAAAAAGTATAGCGGAAGCAATAAAAGCCATGAATGAATGGGGACAAGCTGACGTGTTAATTGTTGGGAGAGGTGGAGGATCTATTGAAGATCTTTGGGCATTTAACGAAGAGGTTGTCGCAAGAGCGATTTATGAGTCTAAGATTCCCATCATTTCTGCAGTTGGGCATGAGACAGATTTTACAATTGCAGATTTTGTAGCTGATCTTAGAGCCCCAACCCCATCAGCTGCTGCAGAATTAGCTGTTCCTTCAAGAATTGAATATATCTCTAAAGTTTCCAATATTGTGAGAAGCTTAAATCAGCTAATAGATAGACGAATTTCTTTATATTCTAACAGACTTTTGGGCATGCAAAATCGTGTAATATTTAAAAAGCCTATGGAATTAATTTATCGCAGGCAGCAAGACTTAGATGATTTAGAGCAAGCACTTCATAAAAATATCAATAATAAATTAAGAACCTATAAAACTCATCTGATTCACACAATAAATACTTTAGAGACTTTGTCCCCTTTAAATACATTAACCAGGGGGTATTCTATTATTATGGATCATCATGGACAAACCATTTCATCCGTTAAAGATGTTAAAATCAATGAAGATGTCAATATTCGAGTGAAAGATGGATTCATTCAGGCATGTGTTAAAGGAACCCGGAAGGAAGTGGAGAAGGATAATGCCTAG
- the nusB gene encoding transcription antitermination factor NusB, with product MNRRRVREHIFTLLFQKEFAQPDEEQERIDLYFEQHSHIKEHDKKYILDELQGISEHLEPIDQLISSYSKGWKIERMSKVDLAIFRLAIYEMYYRDDIPKSVAINEAIELAKKYSSDEAPGFINGVLGKISSSVEAVAYEE from the coding sequence ATGAACCGCCGTAGAGTGAGAGAACATATTTTTACCTTATTGTTTCAAAAAGAGTTTGCACAGCCTGATGAGGAGCAGGAAAGAATAGATTTATATTTTGAGCAACATTCTCATATAAAAGAACATGATAAAAAATATATTTTAGATGAACTTCAAGGAATTTCTGAGCATTTGGAACCGATCGACCAGCTGATATCCAGTTATTCAAAAGGCTGGAAAATCGAAAGAATGTCAAAGGTGGATTTAGCTATATTTCGGCTTGCTATCTATGAAATGTATTATAGAGATGATATTCCCAAAAGTGTAGCAATCAATGAAGCCATTGAACTGGCGAAAAAATACAGCAGTGATGAAGCGCCAGGTTTTATTAATGGTGTATTAGGAAAGATTTCTTCTTCTGTGGAAGCTGTTGCCTATGAGGAATAA
- a CDS encoding Asp23/Gls24 family envelope stress response protein, whose amino-acid sequence MEMDEKSTYSMNDINQVGQIQIADEVIAIIAGLAATEVEGIAGMSGNFAGGIAEVLGKKNLSKGVKVEVGESEVSIDLSLVIKFGYKIPEVAANVQKRVKNAVETMTGLSVIEVNLNITGVHFEKNKPGNSDKENEFFE is encoded by the coding sequence ATCGAAATGGACGAGAAAAGTACTTATTCGATGAATGATATAAATCAAGTTGGGCAAATTCAGATTGCCGATGAAGTTATTGCAATTATTGCCGGATTAGCTGCAACGGAAGTGGAAGGCATTGCAGGGATGTCTGGTAATTTTGCTGGAGGCATTGCAGAAGTTTTGGGAAAAAAGAACCTGTCAAAAGGCGTTAAAGTAGAAGTTGGAGAAAGTGAAGTATCTATTGACTTATCTCTTGTAATCAAATTCGGATATAAGATTCCGGAAGTTGCTGCTAATGTTCAAAAAAGAGTTAAGAATGCTGTTGAAACAATGACCGGACTTTCCGTTATAGAAGTAAATCTTAATATTACAGGTGTTCATTTTGAAAAAAATAAACCTGGTAATTCAGATAAAGAAAATGAATTTTTTGAATAA
- a CDS encoding SpoIIIAH-like family protein encodes MFVFKRNQIIVTALVAMIAIAGYLNYTDSSRMKDAEVVYDEELDVTSSIPDDAMIMETMETTDPSDGIIGEALTNDPELLALDDFEQASTDKDSLAVASGEETADNEDPGAAVFVNSSTDTPYFAQAKLDREQARAQEKEILTQLLNNKDLEKDKKSKAAEEMLNLQKRIEKESATEAMIEAKGFKEVYVRINDNGVDVVVNKEKLTEQELAQIEKIVRNATGFDADKIQIIPLK; translated from the coding sequence ATGTTCGTATTTAAAAGAAATCAAATTATTGTTACAGCATTGGTGGCTATGATTGCAATTGCAGGATATCTCAACTATACAGACAGCAGCCGAATGAAGGATGCAGAAGTTGTTTATGATGAAGAATTAGATGTTACATCCAGTATTCCCGATGATGCTATGATTATGGAAACAATGGAGACAACGGATCCTTCCGATGGAATCATTGGAGAAGCTTTAACGAATGATCCTGAACTTTTAGCATTGGATGACTTTGAGCAAGCAAGTACTGATAAAGATTCTCTGGCGGTGGCATCTGGAGAAGAAACAGCTGACAACGAAGATCCAGGAGCTGCAGTATTTGTAAACAGCAGTACAGATACACCTTATTTTGCACAGGCTAAATTAGATAGAGAACAAGCAAGAGCTCAAGAAAAAGAAATTTTGACCCAATTATTAAATAATAAAGATTTAGAAAAAGACAAAAAGTCTAAAGCAGCTGAAGAAATGTTAAACCTTCAAAAACGTATAGAAAAAGAATCAGCAACAGAAGCTATGATTGAAGCGAAAGGTTTTAAAGAAGTTTATGTAAGAATCAATGATAATGGTGTGGATGTTGTAGTGAATAAAGAAAAATTAACAGAGCAGGAGCTAGCTCAAATTGAAAAAATAGTTCGTAATGCTACAGGATTTGACGCGGATAAAATTCAAATTATTCCGCTAAAATAA
- the spoIIIAG gene encoding stage III sporulation protein AG: MEKIKEWLKSLHKENKKIISNILFLTGMGILFIVLGNTIFTDIPKTISRMQNKSSNTSRIINETNQSYEENKSYEEIMEERIENIFSKMEGVGKVKVMITISYGREVHIAEDVNSTYSITNEEDQQGGRREVKNEDVQSKIVMQSTGSGSTQPIVLKEKQPEIQGILILAEGGDDPRIKQQLTAASETLLGVPAHKVQVFKMNNK; encoded by the coding sequence ATGGAAAAAATAAAAGAGTGGCTGAAATCTTTACATAAAGAGAATAAAAAGATTATTTCCAATATTCTTTTTCTGACAGGGATGGGAATTTTGTTTATTGTTTTAGGGAATACAATATTTACAGATATTCCAAAAACCATATCCAGAATGCAAAATAAATCAAGCAATACGAGTAGAATCATCAATGAAACCAATCAATCCTACGAAGAGAATAAGTCGTATGAGGAAATTATGGAAGAAAGAATTGAAAACATTTTTTCCAAGATGGAAGGAGTAGGTAAAGTAAAAGTTATGATTACCATATCTTATGGAAGAGAAGTACATATCGCCGAAGATGTTAATTCTACTTATTCTATTACCAATGAAGAAGATCAGCAGGGAGGTCGCAGGGAAGTAAAAAACGAAGATGTACAAAGCAAAATTGTTATGCAAAGTACAGGATCAGGAAGCACCCAGCCCATTGTATTAAAAGAAAAACAACCAGAAATTCAAGGGATTCTGATTTTAGCTGAGGGGGGTGACGATCCGAGGATAAAGCAGCAATTAACAGCAGCATCAGAAACTTTACTTGGCGTTCCTGCACATAAAGTACAGGTATTCAAAATGAATAATAAATAA
- the spoIIIAF gene encoding stage III sporulation protein AF → MITLIGEWIRKIALFVIFSALIEILMPESHFRKYIHMILGFVLMLMLIRPITYIFFDNKDTFINLVEINQLEMERQSIARQSSIIESKQEELILDTYKSNLGEQIEKLIESNTNVDVGNIKLYVNEDKSDKSYGILQKVELTIIKNQETGSTTAEIEPIQPIKINIDHSDKENKKQTRKEDELEKNIKNLLISFYNLSGDNIHITVQKK, encoded by the coding sequence ATGATTACATTAATTGGAGAATGGATAAGAAAGATAGCACTTTTTGTTATTTTTTCAGCGCTTATTGAGATATTAATGCCTGAAAGTCATTTTAGAAAATATATTCATATGATCTTGGGATTTGTTTTAATGCTTATGCTTATTAGACCGATCACCTATATTTTTTTTGACAATAAGGATACATTTATCAATTTAGTTGAGATCAATCAGCTGGAGATGGAACGACAGAGTATTGCAAGGCAAAGCAGTATTATTGAATCAAAACAAGAAGAGCTTATTTTGGATACATATAAATCCAATCTTGGGGAGCAAATTGAAAAATTGATTGAAAGCAATACCAATGTCGACGTTGGAAATATCAAACTCTATGTCAATGAAGATAAAAGCGATAAGAGCTATGGCATTCTTCAAAAGGTAGAACTAACAATAATAAAAAATCAAGAAACTGGTTCAACAACTGCTGAAATAGAACCCATTCAACCCATAAAAATTAATATAGATCATAGTGATAAGGAAAATAAAAAACAGACCCGCAAAGAAGACGAATTGGAAAAAAATATAAAAAATTTATTAATCAGCTTCTATAATTTGTCCGGTGATAATATACATATTACTGTACAAAAGAAATAA
- the spoIIIAE gene encoding stage III sporulation protein AE codes for MKILQKIIIIFLIWLIFSQTIYAKPVEEIWTKQLDTVDFSSIEQVVNRIKKQSDNSYLEEFDFSETIRKIIKGEIDFSILSVTKVVVKLFFQEIKGFMSLIGKLLIISILCALLNNIAESFQNKSTSQIGFYVCYIVLIILLLQSFQIAMEVSQSTIENMVLIMQSVLPILLTLMMTSGGVSSGTIFEPIILFSVQTISMFVKSIILPTIFLIAVIGVVNSLSGKEVLKKMKELFEQITDWILKGIAALFVGIMGIHGLTAPALDGIINNAAKSAVSTFVPIVGEALSGAVDVVMNCSLLIKNAIGVGAIILLCIYCIIPVIKILSFLFAYKIAAALIEPISDKRIVNCISDMGEACKRLFTCIFTVNILFIVSITILVGVGSMIAMLR; via the coding sequence ATGAAAATCCTACAAAAGATTATCATTATTTTTTTAATTTGGCTAATCTTTTCCCAAACAATTTACGCAAAACCTGTTGAAGAGATATGGACCAAGCAATTGGACACAGTAGATTTTTCATCCATTGAACAAGTCGTCAACAGGATTAAGAAGCAATCGGACAATTCATATCTTGAGGAATTTGATTTTAGTGAGACAATAAGAAAAATTATTAAAGGAGAAATAGATTTTTCGATCCTCAGTGTAACAAAAGTAGTAGTGAAACTTTTTTTTCAAGAAATAAAGGGATTCATGAGTCTTATAGGAAAATTACTTATAATTTCCATATTGTGTGCTTTACTGAATAATATAGCTGAATCTTTTCAGAATAAATCCACATCACAAATTGGATTTTATGTGTGTTATATCGTTCTTATCATTCTTCTTTTGCAGTCGTTTCAAATCGCCATGGAAGTTTCTCAATCCACTATTGAGAATATGGTTTTAATTATGCAGTCCGTACTGCCCATACTGCTAACTTTAATGATGACATCAGGAGGAGTATCCTCTGGAACTATTTTTGAACCTATTATTTTATTTTCTGTTCAGACGATTTCAATGTTTGTAAAAAGCATTATTCTTCCAACTATTTTTTTAATAGCTGTTATCGGAGTTGTAAATTCTCTTTCAGGCAAAGAAGTTCTGAAAAAAATGAAAGAACTTTTTGAGCAAATCACGGATTGGATTCTTAAAGGAATTGCTGCGTTATTTGTTGGAATTATGGGTATACATGGGCTTACGGCCCCAGCTTTAGATGGAATCATCAATAATGCGGCTAAATCTGCTGTGAGTACATTTGTACCCATCGTTGGAGAAGCATTGAGTGGAGCTGTAGATGTGGTTATGAACTGTTCGCTTCTCATAAAAAATGCTATTGGTGTTGGGGCCATTATATTGTTATGCATTTATTGCATCATACCGGTGATCAAAATACTTTCGTTTCTGTTTGCATACAAAATAGCAGCAGCCCTTATTGAACCCATATCGGATAAAAGAATCGTAAACTGCATTTCTGACATGGGAGAAGCCTGTAAAAGATTATTTACGTGTATTTTTACTGTTAATATTTTATTCATTGTTTCAATAACTATATTAGTTGGAGTAGGAAGTATGATTGCAATGCTGAGGTAG
- the spoIIIAD gene encoding stage III sporulation protein AD encodes MEIGQIVAIGLISVILGLILSKQNPEWSMYIRIAAGIIIFAVIIDRLGIVLEIVKRMSEKIDIDIIYIEIVFKVLGIAYISEFGAQLCKDAGESSIASKIEFAGKVLIITVSAPVMLALMDIITRIIP; translated from the coding sequence ATGGAAATAGGTCAAATCGTGGCTATTGGGCTCATTTCAGTTATTTTAGGTCTTATACTGAGTAAGCAAAATCCTGAATGGAGCATGTATATTAGGATCGCAGCAGGAATTATTATTTTTGCAGTCATTATTGATCGTTTAGGTATTGTCTTGGAGATCGTAAAAAGAATGAGTGAAAAAATTGATATTGATATTATTTATATTGAAATTGTTTTTAAAGTTTTAGGAATTGCTTATATCTCTGAATTTGGCGCACAGCTCTGTAAAGATGCAGGAGAATCCTCAATAGCATCAAAGATTGAATTTGCAGGAAAGGTGTTGATTATAACTGTATCGGCACCAGTTATGCTTGCTTTAATGGATATCATAACAAGAATTATTCCATAG
- the spoIIIAC gene encoding stage III sporulation protein AC → MDITVVFKIAAVGILVSVLNQVLVRSGREEQAMLTTLAGLIVVLFWIIQYISDLFQTVQTLFQL, encoded by the coding sequence ATGGATATTACAGTAGTATTTAAAATTGCTGCCGTCGGGATATTAGTTTCAGTGCTCAACCAGGTATTGGTAAGATCTGGAAGAGAAGAACAAGCAATGCTGACAACATTAGCAGGCCTTATTGTTGTTCTTTTTTGGATTATTCAATATATCAGTGATTTGTTTCAAACCGTTCAAACATTGTTTCAGCTTTAG
- a CDS encoding stage III sporulation protein AB, producing the protein MLIKFIGAICTVIGTTCIGFLLDQLEVYRMNDLKALKKAFIFLKGEIDYMITPLPVAMEIVGKRIGSNIGKIFACAGQLMSKKTGFNAAELWENAVELHIKDTYLSKSDKAILLSFGSALGYLDKETQKNSIDLCILYLEDEMKKLDLHHQKNGRLYKSLGILSGLLIVILLY; encoded by the coding sequence ATGCTGATTAAATTTATAGGAGCTATATGTACTGTCATTGGCACTACTTGTATAGGATTTCTTCTTGATCAGTTAGAAGTATATAGAATGAATGATTTAAAAGCGCTGAAAAAGGCATTTATTTTTTTAAAAGGAGAAATAGATTATATGATTACGCCTCTTCCTGTGGCAATGGAAATAGTGGGAAAAAGAATTGGTTCCAATATTGGAAAAATTTTTGCTTGCGCAGGACAGTTAATGAGTAAAAAAACTGGATTTAATGCAGCAGAATTATGGGAAAATGCTGTGGAACTCCATATAAAAGATACATATCTGTCTAAATCAGACAAAGCCATATTATTATCTTTTGGCAGTGCGTTGGGATATTTGGATAAAGAAACGCAGAAAAACAGTATTGACCTATGCATTTTATATTTAGAAGATGAGATGAAAAAGTTAGATTTGCACCATCAAAAAAACGGAAGATTATACAAAAGTTTAGGAATTTTAAGCGGATTATTAATTGTTATACTGCTCTATTAA